A genome region from Pan paniscus chromosome 17, NHGRI_mPanPan1-v2.0_pri, whole genome shotgun sequence includes the following:
- the LOC129394563 gene encoding elongin-A3-like, with product MAAGSTTLPAVEKLQVRLATKTDPKKLEKYLQKLSALPMTADILAETGIRKTVKRLRKHQHVGDFARDLAARWKKLVLVDRNTGPDPQDPEESASRQRFGEALQDRGKAWGFPENATAPRSPSHSPEHRRTARTTPPGQQRPHPRSPSREPRAERKRPRMAPADSGPHRDPPTRTAPLPMPEGPEPAVPGEQPGRGHAHAAQGGPPPGQGCQGQPQGEAVGSHSKGHKPSRGASAQKSPPVQESQSERLQAAGADSAGPKTVPSHVFSELWDPSEAWMQANYDLLSAFEAMTSQANPEALSAPTLQEEAAFPGRRVNAKMPVYSGSRPACQLQVPTLRQQCLRVPRNNPDALGDVEGVPYSVLEPVLEGWTPDQLYRTEKDNPALARETDELWRIHCLRDFKEEKPREHESWRELYLRLRDAREQRLRVVTTKIRSARENKPSGRQTKMICFNSVAKTPYDASRRQEESAGAADPRNGDIEPAPKPAGSSQAPSGLGDGDGGSISGGSSNQHAAPADKTRKQAAKKVAPLMAKAIRDYKGRFSRR from the coding sequence ATGGCGGCAGGGTCCACTACGCTGCCCGCAGTGGAGAAGCTGCAGGTGCGTCTGGCCACTAAGACGGACCCGAAAAAGCTagagaaatatttgcagaaactCTCCGCCTTGCCCATGACGGCAGACATCCTGGCGGAGACTGGAATCAGAAAGACGGTGAAGCGCCTGCGGAAGCACCAGCACGTGGGCGACTTTGCCAGAGACTTGGCGGCCCGGTGGAAGAAGCTGGTGCTCGTGGACCGAAACACCGGGCCTGACCCACAGGACCCTGAGGAGAGCGCTTCCCGACAGCGCTTCGGGGAGGCTCTTCAGGACCGGGGAAAGGCCTGGGGCTTCCCAGAAAACGCGACGGCCCCCAGGAGCCCATCTCACAGCCCTGAGCACAGACGGACAGCACGCACAACACCTCCGGGGCAACAGAGACCTCACCCGAGGTCTCCCAGTCGCGAGCCCAGAGCCGAGAGAAAGCGCCCCAGAATGGCCCCAGCTGATTCCGGCCCCCATCGGGACCCTCCAACGCGCACCGCTCCCCTCCCGATGCCCGAGGGCCCTGAGCCCGCTGTGCCCGGGGAGCAACCCGGGAGAGGCCACGCTCACGCCGCTCAGGGTGGGCCTCCGCCGGGTCAAGGCTGCCAGGGCCAACCCCAGGGGGAAGCGGTGGGGAGCCACAGCAAGGGGCACAAACCGTCCCGAGGGGCTTCGGCTCAGAAATCGCCTCCTGTCCAGGAAAGCCAGTCAGAGAGGCTGCAGGCGGCCGGCGCCGATTCCGCCGGGCCGAAAACGGTGCCCAGCCATGTCTTCTCAGAGCTCTGGGACCCCTCAGAGGCCTGGATGCAGGCCAACTACGATCTGCTGTCCGCTTTTGAGGCCATGACCTCCCAGGCAAACCCAGAAGCACTCTCCGCGCCAACGCTCCAGGAGGAAGCTGCTTTCCCTGGACGCAGAGTGAACGCTAAGATGCCGGTGTACTCGGGCTCCAGGcctgcctgccagctccaggTGCCGACGCTGCGCCAGCAGTGCCTCCGGGTGCCTAGGAACAATCCGGACGCCCTCGGCGACGTGGAAGGGGTCCCCTACTCGGTTCTTGAACCCGTTCTGGAAGGGTGGACGCCCGATCAGCTCTACCGCACAGAGAAAGACAATCCCGCACTCGCTCGAGAGACAGATGAATTATGGAGGATTCATTGTCTCCGGGACTTCAAGGAAGAAAAGCCACGGGAGCACGAGTCTTGGCGGGAGCTGTACCTGCGGCTTCGGGACGCCCGAGAGCAGCGGCTGCGAGTAGTGACCACGAAAATCCGATCCGCACGTGAAAACAAACCCAGCGGCCGACAGACAAAGATGATCTGTTTCAACTCTGTGGCCAAGACGCCTTATGATGCTTCCAGGAGGCAAGAGGAGTCTGCAGGAGCCGCTGACCCCCGAAATGGAGACATCGAGCCAGCCCCCAAGCCCGCAGGAAGCAGCCAGGCTCCCTCCGGACTCGGGGACGGCGACGGCGGCAGCATTAGCGGCGGCAGCAGCAATCAGCACGCGGCGCCCGCGGACAAAACCCGAAAACAGGCTGCCAAGAAAGTGGCCCCGCTGATGGCCAAGGCAATTCGAGACTACAAGGGAAGATTCTCCCGACGATAA